In Carassius auratus strain Wakin chromosome 46, ASM336829v1, whole genome shotgun sequence, the following proteins share a genomic window:
- the esm1 gene encoding endothelial cell-specific molecule 1: MRLYAIPVLLLMVLGDADAWGPGGKYAVNCPDKCNPALCGSTQRCRRTVLDDCGCCQVCTAGRGEHCYRTVSGMHGVKCGPGLFCDFYKDEDDYGDEYGICKDCMYGTYGMECRKTCNCKAGGLCDRETGACLSFKFLAKMAMLKSHSSEGNEVGSGDGNTETSSNQSSARNFLTLR, translated from the exons ATGCGTTTGTACGCGATCCCTGTGTTGTTGCTGATGGTGCTCGGAGATGCTGACGCGTGGGGTCCCGGTGGTAAATACGCAGTCAACTGTCCGGACAAATGCAACCCCGCGCTGTGCGGCTCGACGCAGCGCTGCAGGCGCACGGTGCTGGATGACTGCGGATGCTGCCAGGTCTGTACGGCGGGACGGGGAGAGCACTGCTACCGCACCGTGTCCGGGATGCACGGCGTCAAGTGTGGACCGGGACTCTTCTGCGACTTCTACAAGGACGAGGATGATTATGGAGATGAATATGGCATCTGTAAAG ACTGCATGTATGGAACTTATGGCATGGAATGTCGGAAAACATGCAACTGTAAAGCAGGAGGATTGTGTGACAGGGAAACAGGTGCTTGTCTGTCCTTTAAATTCTTGGCTAAAATGGCAATGCTGAAATCTCATTCAAGCGAAG GTAATGAAGTGGGCTCAGGCGATGGCAACACTGAAACCAGCAGCAATCAATCTTCCGCTCGCAATTTTCTCACCCTTCGCTGA